The following coding sequences lie in one Syntrophus gentianae genomic window:
- a CDS encoding STAS domain-containing protein, translated as MVVRNRMPGYFIATLNGRLDGITHADCEEAIAPILVPSTKAILFDMTDLDYISSMGLRVILKTRKYIEKEGGSFHMINLQPQIEKIFEIANMLHGMKLFASVKEADDYFDAMQKKYSSVS; from the coding sequence ATGGTGGTTAGAAACAGAATGCCGGGTTATTTTATCGCCACATTAAACGGACGTCTCGACGGAATAACTCATGCTGATTGCGAAGAGGCTATTGCACCGATCCTCGTTCCGTCAACAAAAGCGATCCTGTTCGACATGACCGACCTGGATTACATCAGCAGTATGGGATTGCGCGTTATTTTAAAGACCAGGAAGTACATTGAGAAAGAAGGTGGCAGTTTCCATATGATCAATCTGCAACCACAAATCGAAAAGATCTTTGAAATTGCCAATATGCTGCATGGCATGAAGCTTTTTGCTAGCGTTAAAGAGGCCGACGATTATTTCGATGCCATGCAGAAAAAATATTCATCCGTCTCATGA
- a CDS encoding secondary thiamine-phosphate synthase enzyme YjbQ, translated as MKSYRKELWFNVPVRRGFINITDQVEQCLKESGVSEGLILVNAMHITASIFINDDEPGLHQDYEKWLENLAPHEPISGYQHNRTGEDNGDAHLKRQIMGREVVVAITDGKLDFGPWEQIFYGEFDGRRKKRVLVKIIGE; from the coding sequence ATGAAATCTTATCGGAAAGAATTGTGGTTCAATGTTCCTGTCAGAAGAGGGTTTATCAACATTACGGACCAAGTAGAGCAATGCCTGAAAGAAAGCGGTGTTTCTGAAGGCCTTATACTTGTTAACGCAATGCATATAACAGCCTCAATCTTCATAAATGACGATGAGCCTGGTTTGCATCAGGATTATGAAAAATGGCTGGAAAATCTCGCACCGCATGAACCAATTTCAGGATACCAGCACAACCGGACAGGTGAAGACAACGGAGACGCTCATTTGAAGAGGCAAATCATGGGAAGAGAGGTTGTTGTTGCTATCACTGATGGTAAACTTGATTTTGGGCCTTGGGAACAGATATTCTACGGAGAATTTGATGGACGGAGAAAAAAGAGAGTGCTTGTAAAGATCATTGGAGAATGA